From a single Candidatus Thorarchaeota archaeon genomic region:
- a CDS encoding 50S ribosomal protein L32e, which produces MSGSSKEKPTLKDLDGVGPTLQGRLKESGYSSLKKLTKAQPEEVAEVKGISKSKAEDLIAQAKKLVPKPKKERKKPKKKEPSLSDISGVGPTLEERLIDGGYKNLNDLAQAEAGEIATKVDGISENRAEEMISAAQDMIPEKAKKPSPPKETEVPEEAGPEIDTKPEVDERIWRIAKKKKQRKPKFRHNQAHRWKRVDDSWRRVRGIDSDIREKKKGHIKMPSAGFRTPKEVRGLHPSGYEEVLVHRPADLEELDPTRQAVRIGGTVGERKRQNIIQKADAMMLRVLNPGVEEAIIEEELFEELEGLEDIEVE; this is translated from the coding sequence ATGTCAGGAAGTTCCAAAGAAAAACCCACTCTCAAGGATTTAGATGGCGTAGGACCTACGTTACAGGGGAGATTGAAAGAGAGTGGATATTCATCACTCAAGAAACTTACAAAAGCTCAACCTGAGGAAGTTGCAGAAGTAAAAGGTATCAGCAAGAGTAAAGCTGAGGACCTTATTGCACAAGCGAAAAAGCTTGTACCTAAGCCAAAAAAGGAGAGAAAGAAACCAAAGAAGAAAGAACCGTCGTTGAGTGACATATCAGGTGTGGGGCCTACTCTTGAGGAGAGGCTGATTGATGGGGGATACAAAAATCTCAATGATTTGGCCCAAGCAGAAGCCGGAGAGATCGCTACCAAGGTCGATGGAATAAGCGAAAACAGGGCTGAGGAAATGATTTCGGCGGCCCAAGATATGATTCCCGAGAAGGCAAAGAAGCCAAGTCCTCCCAAGGAGACTGAGGTTCCAGAAGAAGCTGGTCCTGAAATCGATACCAAACCAGAAGTTGATGAACGGATTTGGAGAATAGCGAAGAAAAAGAAGCAACGAAAACCCAAATTCAGACATAATCAAGCTCACCGATGGAAGAGAGTAGATGATTCCTGGAGACGAGTACGCGGAATTGATAGCGATATCCGTGAAAAGAAGAAGGGACACATAAAGATGCCATCTGCTGGCTTTCGTACACCTAAGGAAGTACGAGGGCTTCATCCTTCAGGATACGAAGAAGTACTTGTTCATCGCCCCGCAGACCTAGAAGAACTGGACCCCACAAGACAAGCAGTCCGGATTGGTGGTACTGTTGGAGAGAGGAAGCGTCAGAATATCATTCAGAAAGCTGATGCAATGATGCTTAGGGTTCTCAACCCTGGTGTAGAGGAAGCTATCATCGAAGAAGAACTCTTCGAAGAGCTCGAAGGCTTAGAAGATATCGAGGTGGAATGA
- a CDS encoding 50S ribosomal protein L6, with amino-acid sequence MSTEAAYEQRLEIPDEVDVAIEEKTIKVAGELGDLERSFPEPLVDFSIEGNELVSTTPISRKNTRALVGTVIAHTRNMIIGVTKGYTYEMKIVYSHFPITVERDGDVVLIKNFIGEQGPRRARVIGDVEIETTDDDVIISGIDIEAVSQTAANIQQSLKIRDKDRRIFLDGIYVIRKRKGDEIESIV; translated from the coding sequence ATGTCCACAGAAGCAGCATACGAACAGAGATTAGAGATTCCTGATGAAGTAGACGTTGCCATCGAGGAAAAGACAATCAAAGTAGCAGGAGAGCTTGGTGATTTAGAAAGAAGCTTTCCGGAACCTCTTGTAGATTTCTCTATAGAAGGAAACGAGCTAGTATCTACAACCCCGATTTCTCGTAAGAATACAAGAGCATTGGTGGGGACTGTCATTGCGCACACTCGCAACATGATTATAGGTGTGACAAAAGGATACACCTATGAGATGAAAATCGTCTACAGTCACTTTCCAATAACTGTGGAACGTGACGGAGACGTAGTGCTCATCAAGAATTTCATTGGAGAACAAGGACCACGTCGAGCAAGAGTAATAGGAGATGTGGAAATCGAAACCACGGATGATGACGTTATCATTAGTGGAATAGATATCGAAGCCGTTTCTCAAACAGCAGCCAATATTCAGCAATCCCTGAAGATCAGAGACAAAGACAGGCGAATCTTCCTTGATGGAATCTATGTCATCAGGAAGAGGAAAGGCGACGAAATCGAATCAATAGTCTAA
- a CDS encoding 50S ribosomal protein L18, whose amino-acid sequence MARGSTYKVKFRRRREGRTDYYRRRKLLLSGKPRLVVRRTNTRTIAQFIIAKRSGDRTVASAVSSELYAYGWDMGMGNMPAAYLTGLLAANRAKEEGIEEAVLDIGLNPPVAGSSVFAVLKGALDGGIDVPHNPEVLPDDSRIRGEHIAAAYGHFKKVDEENHMFDRLERKGVKVSKTPEQFEDFSFFP is encoded by the coding sequence ATGGCACGTGGATCTACGTACAAAGTCAAATTCAGACGTCGTCGAGAAGGGCGCACTGACTACTATCGCAGACGGAAACTTCTATTGTCTGGAAAACCACGTTTGGTTGTCAGAAGAACCAATACACGAACTATTGCACAATTCATCATTGCAAAGCGCTCAGGGGACCGGACAGTAGCATCAGCGGTTTCGAGCGAGCTGTATGCATATGGCTGGGATATGGGTATGGGAAACATGCCCGCAGCATATCTTACGGGCCTTCTCGCAGCAAATAGAGCAAAAGAGGAGGGAATCGAGGAAGCCGTATTGGATATAGGATTGAATCCTCCAGTTGCAGGGTCTTCAGTGTTTGCTGTTCTGAAAGGAGCACTCGATGGCGGAATCGATGTCCCCCACAATCCAGAAGTGCTGCCAGACGATTCAAGAATAAGAGGGGAACATATTGCAGCTGCCTATGGGCATTTCAAAAAAGTTGATGAGGAGAATCATATGTTCGATCGTCTCGAACGCAAGGGGGTTAAGGTCTCAAAGACCCCTGAACAGTTTGAAGACTTTTCCTTCTTCCC
- a CDS encoding 50S ribosomal protein L19e — MKLTAQKRLAAEVMGVGKSRVWIDPEWVDEVSLAITKNDIRRLIDEGIIQKKAKKGVSRGRARHNASQRRKGQRKGPGRKKGKATAKLSKKDRWIRKIRPIRKELRRMRDEGEITSSVYRTLYRKAKGNTFRNVAHLKTYISERNLETEE; from the coding sequence ATGAAGCTTACTGCACAGAAAAGACTAGCTGCAGAAGTGATGGGTGTAGGCAAATCCCGTGTTTGGATTGACCCAGAATGGGTAGATGAAGTAAGCCTAGCCATCACAAAGAATGACATCCGAAGACTCATTGATGAAGGTATCATCCAGAAGAAAGCGAAGAAAGGTGTCAGCAGAGGCCGAGCACGACACAATGCATCTCAGAGACGAAAAGGGCAACGAAAAGGACCTGGCCGCAAGAAAGGTAAGGCTACCGCGAAGCTGTCAAAGAAGGACCGCTGGATTAGAAAAATCCGGCCAATTAGGAAAGAACTTCGACGTATGCGTGATGAAGGTGAGATTACATCTTCGGTCTACAGAACCCTCTACAGGAAAGCCAAGGGTAACACATTCAGAAACGTTGCACACTTGAAAACATACATTTCAGAAAGAAACTTGGAGACTGAAGAATAA